CTGTTTCTCGGCGTCGACGGCGAGGGTGCCGCCCACTACTGTGACAGCTACGAGTTCGCCGTGCTGTTGTTTCGGCTGATGGCGACGCAGAGAAAGTCGAGCTGGCAGCGGCGCCCGTCGAGACACTCGGGCAGTGGTGCGAGTATACGCGTTCCGAGCGCGGTTGGGACATCGGCCCGCATGTCGGTGGGTCGTTGGTTGGGGACCTTGTTCGGGCGGTGGAAGCATGAGCGAGGTTTCGGTCGTCGACGCGAATGGCTTCGTCTACGAGCCCGTGCGTGGTCCCAAGCGGAAGATCGAGTTCGAGCCGCGGAGCGATGGTGGGTTCGAGCGTATCGAGGCCGTTTAGAATGGGTGTCAGTGGCGAGTCACCGGCCGGGAGGTTGTGACGACGATGCGACGGATTTGAGCGTTTGGCAGCCTGTTTTCACCGTGAAGAGTCAGAAACGACTGGTCAGTAGATGTGCGAGTTGAGCACCGCGACATCTACCAATCTCGGGTGATGTTCGTAGAGTACGGTTGGCGAGTGCGACTATCGCCTTGGCACACACTCGTGTCGCCTTTCGGTTAGTAGGTCTGTATTCAGCTCTCAGTCCGGAGTTCTTCGAGCCGGCCGACAGTAGGTGTCGATGAATCCGACAGTCGCGCTAGGTTTGGCAATGCTCCCTGTCTGTGTGCGGGACAGTCTGCTTGATTGATGCCGGCCCGAGATGCCTGCTCAGTCCTGTTCCTGCACCAACTCGCCGACGAGTTCGTATCGCGTGACGTCGCTGACCTGGGTTCCGAGCTGGAACTGGAACGCAACGGAGTCGCCGGCGGCGATCGGTTCCACGGGCTGGACGCCGGACCGGTGGAGCGTCCTACCGGCGCCATCGAGAAACGTACAGGAGAGCTTCGGGACCTCACCGTCGGGCGTAACTGGCTCCGAGCCCGTGTTCTCGGCGGTGACGTCGACGAGCAGACGAGTGCCGGAGGGCGTTCCCTGGATGGCGTGTTCGAAGGCGATGGACAACGGCGTGTCGTTGCTGACGACCGCGCCGCTGACGGTCGAACCTCCACAGCCGGCCAGCAGCATCCCCAGGCCGCCCGCGACGGACCCGAGGACTCGACGTCGGTGCATACCGTAGCCCCTGACGGACTCGGTATCAACGTACCGTCCGGAGAGTCCGGACCTGGGGCCAGTCACGCGCCGAGCCGGTCGAGTAGCGCCCGCAAGTCGGACACCTCGAAGGTCGGCTCGGCCGAGAGGTCGACGTCGGCGACGTGGAGCCGGCGGAGGTACGCCGAGTCGATGCCCGCCCGCGTGGCGGCGACGACGTCCTTCTCGCTGTCGCCGACGTACAGCGCGTCGGTCGTCCCGAGGTCGGCCAGCGCGGCCTCGAGGTAGTCCGGTTCGGGCTTTCGTCGGGCCGCGCCGGCGAGCGTCGGCGCCCGACCGCGGGCCGACTCGAAGCGGTCGCCGATAGCGTGGTGGGCGAGGAGGTACTCGACGGTGGCGTGCTGGTTGTTGCTCACCAGGGCCAGCGGGCGGTCGAGATCGCGAATTGCGGCCACGTCGTCGTACAGCGACTTCCCACCGTCGCGGACGTGGGCCTGCTGGGCGAGGCTGGCGGTCAGTTCGCGCTGGTGCCAGAACGCTTCGGGGTCGAGACCGTGGTCGCGGGCCGCCTCGACCGGGACGAAGTCCTCGGCGACGGTCCGCTCGGCGAAGCCCCGGTCGATCTCGACGCCGAACGCCGCGAAGGTGTCGACGACAGCATCGACCAGCACCGCGCGGTCGGTCGGCTCGACGACGACGCCGTCCATGTCGAAGACGACGGCCTCGTACGCGCACGAACGACCCCGCTCAGGCATCGCTCACCAGTCGCGTCTCCGGCGCGGTCGGTTCGGCGCCCACCGAGCGAGCGATGTCGGGCAGGGACTTCGTCTCGAAGACGAAGTAGTCCGCGGGCACCGCCTCACGGACCGACCCGTGGTCGACGAGTGGTTCGTGCTCGTCGGCGGTGCCGTCGTTGTCGTGGAGGTGGCACACCCGGATACGGTCGCCGAAGCGGTCGACGAACGCCCGCCAGTCGTGGCCGTTGACCTTCGCGTGGCCCACGTCCAGCGTCACGCCGAAGTACTTCGGCGTCACATCCACCTCCTCGAGGACGGCCGCGAGGTCGCCGGGGGTCGTCGTGTAGCGCCGTTTCGCGTCGCTCTCGGGCTGGTTCTCCAGGCAGAGCGGGACGCCCACGAGCTGGGCGTACTCCGCGCACTCGGCGAGGGACTGCAGCGCATTTTCGTGAGCCGTCGAGCGGACCCACTCGGGGTAGCGACGGGGGACCGAGCCGCCGTGGACGACGACGGCGCCCGCGCCGGCGGTGGCGGCGTAGTCGATGGTCCGCTTGACTTGGGCGACCGACGCCCGACGGGAGGCCTCGTTGAAGCTCCCGAGGTTCCAGTCGCGGAACGGGGCGTGGTAGGTGACCGAGACGCCGTAGTCGTCGGCGAGGTCCCGGACGCGCTCGGGGTCGGGGGCGTCGGGATGGCCGTGGAGGTACTCGCGCTTGAACTCGACGTGGTCCAGTCCCAGACCCGTGATATAGTCGAGGAACTCCGGGACGCTCGCGCCGAAGCGGATGTCCATCGCCGCGCCGAGTCGCGGGTCGGTCATCGCTGCCCTCCGATCGCGGCGTCGGCCCGGTAGACGGGGTTGCCGTCGACGATTGCCTGGGTCACCGTCGGCGTGGGCTCGTCGTCGACGACGACGAGGTCGGCGCGCTGTTCGGGTGCGAGCCGACCGCGCTCCGAGAGTCCGACGGCGTCGGCGGGGTTGGCCGTCACACGGCGGACCCGCTCGGGAAGGGCTTCGCCGGTGTCGACGAACGCCGCGGCCAGCAGGGATGGCGGGTGGTAGTCCGCGACGAGCGTGTCGACGACGCCCGCCTCGATGGCGTCGGCCGTCGCGAGGTTGCCCCACTGGCTCTCGCCGCGGACGAGGTTGGGCGCGCCCATCGCGGTGTGCATCCCCCGCTCGGTGGCCCGCTGGGCCGTCTCCAGGGTGATGGGGTACTCCGTGATGTCGACGCCGGTGTCGGCCAGTCGGTCGACCTCCGCGGGGTCCTCGTCGTCGTGGGAGGCGGTAACGATGCCGGCGTCGTGGGCGTGTTCGACGACGTGCGTGACGCGCTCGCGGACCGTCGCCATCGGCACATCACAGCGCTTCTCGATCATCTCCTCGGCCTCCTCGGCGGTGTGGTTGGCCGACTCTTCGTAGTACTGGCGGAACGAGTCGATGTCGCGGAACTGCCCCTTGCCGGGGATGTGGCTCATCACCGAGACGAGGTCGGCGTCGCCGTTGTCGACGACCTCCAGGACGCCGTCGACGCACTCGGGCTGGGTGACCTCACAGCGGGCGTGCAGGCGGTGGTCCGCCAGCAGGTCGTCGGCATCGGTGATGGCGTCGGTGAGGTCGGCGGCCAGCTCCGGCGAGCGGTTCTCGGACTCGTCGAGCTCGAAGGAGATGGCGTGGAACTTCGTCGTGATGCCCGCTGCGAGGTTGCTCCGGTCGGCCGCGGCCAGCGCCATCGGCGTCGCCATCCGGGCACCCGAACGCGGGTGGAGGTGGTTCTCGATATCGTCGCCGTGGAGGTCGATGAGTCCCGGCATGACGTAGCGGCCGTCGGCGTCGACGACCGTCTCGGCCTCGGTTTCTACGTCACCGACGGCGACGATGCGGTCGCCCTCGACGCGGACGCCGCCCTCGACGACGCTGTCGGGGGTGACGATTCGGCCGTCGATGACGACGAGTGAGTTGGTCGCGGCGGTCTCCGGGCCCGCGGTCCGGCTGCCGGTCGTAGAGGCCGTCATCCGACCACCGCTCCCTCGTACGCCTCGATTGGAACGATCCCCTGGAGCGCCCCGTTGCCGAGTACGACCACGCGGTCCGCGACGGCCTCGATGACGGCGGTGTTGTGGAACACGCCGACGACGGTGGTGCCGTCGTCCAGGTACTCCCGCAGAAGGTCGATGGCGGCCTGCCGAGTCTCGGGGTCGAGCGCGCTGGTCGGCTCGTCCAGCAGCAGGAGGTCCGGCTTGGGCGCAAGCGCCTGCGCGAGGTTCACCCGCTGGCGCTCGCCGCCGGAGAAGGTCGCGGGGTAGGCCTCCCACAGCTCCTCTGGCAGGTGCAGTCGTTCGAGCAGGTCACGGGCCTGCTCACGGGCCTCGTCTGTCGAGAGGCCCTGCTCGCGCAGCGGCCGGGCGACGACGTCCACCGCCGGGACGCGGGGAATCTCGTCGAGGAACTGCGAGGTGTAGCCGATGGCCTCGTCGCGCAGTCGGATGACGGTTCGGTCGTCGCACGACGCGAGGTCGACGGCTTCGCGACGCTCGCCGTCCGCGCCGTGGTAGACGATGCGGCCCTCGGTGGGGTCGTAGGTCCGGTAGAGGCACTTCAGCAGCGAGGACTTGCCGCTGCCGGATTCACCGACGACCGCGAGGAACTCCCCCTCGCGGACGTCGAACGATACGTCCGAGAGCCCGGTGACTTGCGTGTCGCCGAGCACGTGCATGTCGAAGGTCTTCGAGAGGCCGTCGACGGTGATTACTGTCATATGACTGAGTTGATGAGCGTCTGCGTGTATTCGTGGTGCGGGTCCTCCATCACGCGGTCCGTCAGACCCGACTCGACGATGCGGCCGTGGCGCATGACCAGCGTCCGGTCGGCCAGCAGGCGGACGACGCCGAGGTCGTGTGAGACCACGACGGCGGCGACCCCCTCCTCGCGCTGCACCCGGCGGAACATGTCCAGCACGCGGGCCTGGACGCTGACGTCCAGTCCCGTCGTCGGCTCGTCGAGCACGACCAGTTCAGGGTCGTTCGCGAGCGCGCGGGCAATCTGAACCCGCCGTTGCATCCCGCCGGAGTAGGTGCTGGTGGGGTCGTCCATCCGCGCGACCGGCACCTCGGTCTCCGCGAACAGCTCCCGGACCCGGTCGCGGACGTCCTCGTAGGAGCGCCACCCCGCGGAGAGCAGCTTCTCGGCGACGTTGCCGCCGCCGGTGAACTCCAGGTTCAGCCCGTCGCGGATGTGCTGGTGGACCAGGGCGATGTCGCCCGTCCGGAGGTCGTGGCGGGTCTCGTAGTCGACGTCGAGCAGGTTCCCCTCGTGGCCGGCGTAGTCGACGACGCCCGCCGTGGTCGCGTCGGGGTCCCGCTCTAGTGCCAGTTGCTCGGCGAGGCTCGACTTGCCGGAACCGGACTCGCCGACGATGCCCAGCACCTCGCCCTCGCGCACCGAGAGGTCCGCCTCGGCGCAGGCGACGACGCTGCCGCAGTGAGGGCACTGGTTCGTCCCGGCGCGGTCGCCCGTCGAGTCGATGCACTGTGGACAGCCGTCGCCGTAGACCGTCTGCAGGCCCTCTGCTTCCAGCAGTGTCACTGCCCGTCACCTCCTGCCTCGGCGGCCGGTTCGTCTGCTGTGTCGGCGTCTCCGGTCTCGTCGTCCGGCGTCCCCG
The nucleotide sequence above comes from Haloarcula rubripromontorii. Encoded proteins:
- a CDS encoding HAD family hydrolase; this encodes MPERGRSCAYEAVVFDMDGVVVEPTDRAVLVDAVVDTFAAFGVEIDRGFAERTVAEDFVPVEAARDHGLDPEAFWHQRELTASLAQQAHVRDGGKSLYDDVAAIRDLDRPLALVSNNQHATVEYLLAHHAIGDRFESARGRAPTLAGAARRKPEPDYLEAALADLGTTDALYVGDSEKDVVAATRAGIDSAYLRRLHVADVDLSAEPTFEVSDLRALLDRLGA
- a CDS encoding sugar phosphate isomerase/epimerase family protein: MTDPRLGAAMDIRFGASVPEFLDYITGLGLDHVEFKREYLHGHPDAPDPERVRDLADDYGVSVTYHAPFRDWNLGSFNEASRRASVAQVKRTIDYAATAGAGAVVVHGGSVPRRYPEWVRSTAHENALQSLAECAEYAQLVGVPLCLENQPESDAKRRYTTTPGDLAAVLEEVDVTPKYFGVTLDVGHAKVNGHDWRAFVDRFGDRIRVCHLHDNDGTADEHEPLVDHGSVREAVPADYFVFETKSLPDIARSVGAEPTAPETRLVSDA
- a CDS encoding alpha-D-ribose 1-methylphosphonate 5-triphosphate diphosphatase, encoding MTASTTGSRTAGPETAATNSLVVIDGRIVTPDSVVEGGVRVEGDRIVAVGDVETEAETVVDADGRYVMPGLIDLHGDDIENHLHPRSGARMATPMALAAADRSNLAAGITTKFHAISFELDESENRSPELAADLTDAITDADDLLADHRLHARCEVTQPECVDGVLEVVDNGDADLVSVMSHIPGKGQFRDIDSFRQYYEESANHTAEEAEEMIEKRCDVPMATVRERVTHVVEHAHDAGIVTASHDDEDPAEVDRLADTGVDITEYPITLETAQRATERGMHTAMGAPNLVRGESQWGNLATADAIEAGVVDTLVADYHPPSLLAAAFVDTGEALPERVRRVTANPADAVGLSERGRLAPEQRADLVVVDDEPTPTVTQAIVDGNPVYRADAAIGGQR
- a CDS encoding phosphonate C-P lyase system protein PhnL, which translates into the protein MTVITVDGLSKTFDMHVLGDTQVTGLSDVSFDVREGEFLAVVGESGSGKSSLLKCLYRTYDPTEGRIVYHGADGERREAVDLASCDDRTVIRLRDEAIGYTSQFLDEIPRVPAVDVVARPLREQGLSTDEAREQARDLLERLHLPEELWEAYPATFSGGERQRVNLAQALAPKPDLLLLDEPTSALDPETRQAAIDLLREYLDDGTTVVGVFHNTAVIEAVADRVVVLGNGALQGIVPIEAYEGAVVG
- a CDS encoding ATP-binding cassette domain-containing protein codes for the protein MTLLEAEGLQTVYGDGCPQCIDSTGDRAGTNQCPHCGSVVACAEADLSVREGEVLGIVGESGSGKSSLAEQLALERDPDATTAGVVDYAGHEGNLLDVDYETRHDLRTGDIALVHQHIRDGLNLEFTGGGNVAEKLLSAGWRSYEDVRDRVRELFAETEVPVARMDDPTSTYSGGMQRRVQIARALANDPELVVLDEPTTGLDVSVQARVLDMFRRVQREEGVAAVVVSHDLGVVRLLADRTLVMRHGRIVESGLTDRVMEDPHHEYTQTLINSVI